Genomic window (Novipirellula artificiosorum):
GGCTTGGCAATCTCGGCTGTGGCCACTGAGGTCATGCCCGCGATTATAAATACCAGCAAGAACTTGCTAATGATTCTGTGTGTCATGACTCGCCTGCCCTTTGCGCATTGCGTTGCCTGATGCGGCATCAAAATATCTATCAGTGTCACCCCGGCATTTCTCTCAGGTATCTGCAATAACGAACCTATTCTCTCCAGTCAATCTTAGACTCCCCGGTCTCGATATCGACATAGACCGAGGCATGGGCAAATTCACGTGTGTATTTCCAGCCATCGCGTTTTGCGTCGCCCTGCGGCGGGCCGAGTGGCTTATCCAGTTCCGGATACCATTCAAATGTACCGGTGTCGTTTCCCTGATAGCCCCAGGTGTAGCAGAAATAAGAATAAGGCTCCGCCACGATCAGATAACAGGCCAGCGGGAACGTAATGGCTTCGCGTGCCATTTTCGCGCGTTCCTCACGCGGTTTTTTCATGATTTCCTTGTTCCGCCAGTCGAATCCCGGCCAGGTTTTGATCACAAGGACTTTTCCGGATTTCCCCACTTCCTGGAGCATCTCAATGCTCTCTGCGAGCTGTTCTTTGTTCCCAGGTTGGGCGCTCACAAAATGCTCCTTCATCGCGCCATCGGTAACCTTCAGCAATCGGTCTCCAATGTTCTCCGGATCAATCGACACCCCGTTTTGGATCAGTAGTTTCGATGGGCCGACCTTCCCGCGTGTATCTTTCACCATGGCAACCATGCCATCGTTCAGGGCTTCGATCTTTTCAGGTGTCAGCACCTTGCGGCGGCTGTTTATGCTGAATTTGCCAACCGCGTCGATAAATATTCCGTCGGCCCCGCATTCACGAACCGCAACACTTGCTGTATCCGCCCACCAATCCTGGACCTCCTTCTGTGAGAGGTCGCAGAAAGGGCAGCTGAAAATGGTCATAGGCTCTCCGTCTTTACTAACCAGTTCACCGCCCTTCGGAAAGTCATCGATGGCCTCATAACCGCCGATTTTTATGGTGGAGTTCCAGTAGAACAGCACCTTCGCCTTCGGATTGCGTTTCTTAATCTCTTGCACCGCAATCGCGAATCCCTTTTCCGTACTGCCGCGATTGCGCTTGGCATGACCTTTTTCAATGGTGATAAAATCAAAATGCTCCGCCAGAAAATCGTGTTGCTCCGACGTAAAATCCTCCGACATATTCGCCAGGTGGGCATACACCGGTACGGTACCCCAACTGAATGGAGGGTGTCCATCAGCACCGGCAGCGTGTAACGCTTGAACCGACAAGGCCAGTACGACCGAGAGGGCAAGTATCAGTCTCATAAGGGGACCTTTCATTCCAGTTGTTTTCTTGAACGTCGTGATTCCTTTGGTTGTGGTCTTCAGTTTTCCACAAAACCTTCAACATCATCCAAGACGATCTCTTTTCGTGCGTCTTCGCCTCGGAGCGACATCTTGACATTCTTAAACTCAACATTTCTGGCATGACGGATGTAAGCTCCCCATGCAGGCAGTACGCCGAAGAAGTACTGCTCCGGATAGCGATCTTCATCCTCTGGCACAACACGCTTCGCTTCTTCTTCGCTACCACAACCAGGATAGGAGATCTTGATATTCTCCAGGATAACATCCTCGACATAGTGGCCAGGAATACCCGTGATCATGATGGGGCCGACTGAAGCCTTCTCTCTATCCGTTAGGTCGGAGGTCGCTTTGGTTCTATCTTCTGGCGTCACTTCAGCCACGACGTCGCTGATGCGTATATTCTTCACCGACCCTACCGGGGCTTTTCCGCCTTTGCCGTAGGTTTTGCCTCGACTGCCCAATCGAATGAAAAGTGGATTGCCCACTTCCTCCATGACGATTCTGGAGATATCAACATTTTCCATTCGTCCGCCATCGACCAACTCTAGTTTGATGGCCCCCATGGGGCTGTCATGGAAGTAGCAGTTGGTGATACTGATATCGATGAACCCGCCATGAGAGGAGGCGCCGAATTTCAGGGGAGCGGTATGGCTAGATATCTTGCAGTTCCTGACGACAATGTTCCTACATGGATTGAGTGAACTTTTCAGGCAAACGGCATCATCGCCAGAATTGATGTCGCAG
Coding sequences:
- a CDS encoding putative glycoside hydrolase, which translates into the protein MRLILALSVVLALSVQALHAAGADGHPPFSWGTVPVYAHLANMSEDFTSEQHDFLAEHFDFITIEKGHAKRNRGSTEKGFAIAVQEIKKRNPKAKVLFYWNSTIKIGGYEAIDDFPKGGELVSKDGEPMTIFSCPFCDLSQKEVQDWWADTASVAVRECGADGIFIDAVGKFSINSRRKVLTPEKIEALNDGMVAMVKDTRGKVGPSKLLIQNGVSIDPENIGDRLLKVTDGAMKEHFVSAQPGNKEQLAESIEMLQEVGKSGKVLVIKTWPGFDWRNKEIMKKPREERAKMAREAITFPLACYLIVAEPYSYFCYTWGYQGNDTGTFEWYPELDKPLGPPQGDAKRDGWKYTREFAHASVYVDIETGESKIDWRE
- a CDS encoding glycoside hydrolase family 28 protein, with product MNKKALHPLLMGIVALAAVPLFGSDNQALVDAAKQATQAEVFSIKSYGAVGDGAAMETEAVQKTIDACHAAGGGVVRVPAGDYVIGTITLRSNITLSLDYGASLLGSQDISDYATNLIEPREGWVHCLIYAANATNVTIEGLGVIDGRGTREAFPWGKGPNPRLMRMENCDHLTFSGVTYKRPAFWGLHLIDCRNIHFDAVTIDSRDNNRGNDGIDMDGCENVLVENCDINSGDDAVCLKSSLNPCRNIVVRNCKISSHTAPLKFGASSHGGFIDISITNCYFHDSPMGAIKLELVDGGRMENVDISRIVMEEVGNPLFIRLGSRGKTYGKGGKAPVGSVKNIRISDVVAEVTPEDRTKATSDLTDREKASVGPIMITGIPGHYVEDVILENIKISYPGCGSEEEAKRVVPEDEDRYPEQYFFGVLPAWGAYIRHARNVEFKNVKMSLRGEDARKEIVLDDVEGFVEN